GACGCCGAAGTCCGCGACCTTCACGCGCCCGTCGCGCGAGAGGAGCACGTTCTCGGGCTTGAGGTCCAGGTGCAGCACGCCGTTCTCGTGGGCGAAGCGCAGGGCGGAGCCGAGCGCGAGCGCCACGGCGGCGGCCTCGTCCAGGTCGAGTGGGGCACCGCGCGCTTCGAGCAGGTCGGCGAGCGAGACGCCGTCCACGTGCTCCATGATCAGGAACGCCTCGTCGGCGTCGGTGTCCCACTCGTGCACGGTCACGATGTGCGGGTGGTTGAGCATCGCCGCGGTGCGCGCCTCGGCCAGGCCCGCCTGCCGCGAGGGGCGCCCCGTCCCGTCCACGGGCAGGCGCAGGCGCTTGATCGCGACCCTGCGGGCCATCTTGGTGTCGTAGGCGAGCACGACCTCGCCGTGCCCGCCGGAGCCGAGCTCGGCGAGAGGCCGGTACCTGCCGAGGACCAGCGACTGTTCCACGCGCCCATCATATCGCGCGCTCTCGGCTCAGTGCGCCAAGGATCCCCGCAGCGCTGTCCATGGTCCTGAGGCGTCCATCCGCCTTGTCCCTGCTGGCACGAGGTGCTATCCTACCGCCCTGCCACGTGCGGGTGTGGCGGAATGGCAGACGCGCATGGTTCAGGTCCATGTGGGGGCGACCCCGTGAAGGTTCAACTCCTTTCACCCGCACCACCGAGTCCAAGAGCGGCCTCTCCGGCGACGGCGGGGCCGCTTTCGTTCGCCCGCGCGAGTTCGTCCCGCGCGACCTGCCGCGGTTTGTAACGATCGGCACGAACTGCTAGCTTCGGATGCGCATCCGTTGGCGGGCGAAGGGCCTGCAGACCAGGCCGTCGCCCAGGGGAAAGGGTGAGACGATGGGTCAACTCGAAGGCAAGGTCGCGATCATCACCGGAGCCGGCTCGGGGATGGGCCGTGCGATGGCGGTCCGCTTCGGCAAGGAAGGCGCGAAGGTCGTCGCCGTCGACTACGCGGGCGAATCCGCCGAGGAGACCTGCGGCTTGGTGCGGGGGCCCGGGTGCGAGGCCGTCGCCGTGCGCGGCGACATCTCCGACCCGGCCGACATCGACGCCGCGATGCAGGCTGCGATCGGCGGGTTCGGCAGGCTCGACATCCTGTGCAACAACGCCGGCATCATCGACATGGCCGGCCTGATGGACACCGACTGGGACTACTGGGACCGCGTCCTGCGGATCAACCTCAAGGGCGTGGCGATGTTCTCCCAGAAGGCGGTCCCCGAGATGCTCAAGCAGGGGAAGGGCTCGATCGTCAACACCGCGTCGATAGCCGGTCTCGTCGGCGGCGCGGGCGGGCTCTCCTACACGGCGTCGAAGCACGGCGTCGTGGGCATCACGAAGTCGATGGCGATCGAACTCTCGCCGCAGGGGATCAGGGTCAACGCGATATGCCCCGGCGCCGTCACCACGGGCATGACGACCGACTTCCAGGGGGTGCCCGGGTTCGTGGAGGGCAACGCGATCCCGCGCTGGGGCACCGCCGACGAGATCGCGAACATGGCGCTGTTCCTCGCGTCCGACGAGTCGAGCTTCATCACGGGTGCGGCGTACCCCGTCGACGGCGGCTGGGTCGCCAAGTGATCGCGAGCGTACGCGGGCGATCCGAGGGTACGCGGGCCGAGATGCCGAGGGCTCCCGTCGCCGGGAGCCCTCTCTCTCGCCCTCGGCGGGCTACCGTCCCTCGACCGCAACGAGCGTGACCTCGAAGGTGAGGTCCTCGCCCGCGAGCGGGTGGTTGAAGTCGAGCACGACCTCCTCGTCCTCGATCTCGGCCACCTGGGCCATGACCTGCCGGCCGTCCCGGGACGTGAGCTGGACCTGCCACCCGACCTCGGGCTCCGTCTGGAACGCGTCCTTGGGGACCGGCTGGGTCGCGCTCTCCACCCGCTCACCGTAGGCTTCCTGAGCGGGGATCGTGAAGGTGGCGGACTCCCCGGGCCGCAGCGACGAGACGTGCGACTCGAACCCCGGGATCACCTGGCCCTCGCCCAGCTTGAACTCGAGCGGGTCGCGCCCCTTGCTGCTGTCGAACTCCGTTCCGTCGGAAAGCGTCCCGCGGTAGTGGACCCGTACCGTTTCGCCGGATTCCGGTGCCATGACTGCCTCCTTCGGGCTCGGCTTGTACGGCACACTCTATCGCAGCCCGTCGGGGCCGGACCACGCTTCGTTGTACCCGCCCCGTCGGCATCTCTCGCGTCACCCGTCCCTCTCGTGCCGAGGAGCGCTAGAATCTCATCGTGGTGCCTCGGGCCCACCGGGGCCGGAAGGGAGCCGACGATGACGCAGCCCGCGATCCAAGTCGAGGACCTGCGGTACAGCTACGGAGACCTCGAGGCGGTCAAAGGCATCAGCTTCGACGTGGCGCCCGGCGAGATCCTCGGCTTCCTCGGTCCGAACGGCGCCGGCAAGTCCACCACGATCAAGATGCTCACCGGCCAACTCAAGCCCAAGGGCGGGCGCGCGCGGATCCTGGGCGCAGACACGGGCCGGGACACCCCCGAGGTCCAGGCGCGCATCGGCGTGGTGTTCGAGGAGAAGAACCTGTACCTGAACATGTCCGGCGCGGAGAACCTGCGCTTCTTCGGCAGCCTGTTCGGCGTGAGGCCCGACGTCGACGGGCTGCTGCGCAGGGTGGGGTTGGCGGAGCGGGGGCGCGACCGCGTGGGCGGGTACTCCAAGGGCATGCGGCAGCGCCTGATGGTCGCGCGCGCGCTGGTCAACGAGCCCGAGGTGCTCTTCCTCGACGAGCCCACCGACGGGTTGGATCCGGTGTCGTCCAAAGCCATCCGCAACCTCATCAAGCAGCAGGCCGAGCGGGGCGTGGCCGTGCTGCTGACCACGCACGACATGTGGGAGGCCGACGAGCTCTCGGACCGCGTGGCCTTCCTGAACGAGGGCGTCGTCTACGCTCTGGACACACCCGAGAATCTGAAGCTGGCGTACGGCGAGCGCGCCGTGAAGGTGCGCGTGCGCACCGACGGCGGGATCCGCGAGCAGGTCGTGGCGCTGGACGCCCCGGATGCGGGCGAGCGGTTGATGGCCGCGGTCGGCGCGGAGGGCCTGATGACCATCCACACCGAGGAGGCCACCCTCGAGGCGATCTTCATCCAGATGACAGGACGGGGGCTCGAGGGATGACGGCTCTCGGCTCCCGCGCCCGGGTCGTCGCGACGATCCTCGGCAAGGACGTGCGCGCCTACACCCGGGACCGGCTGTGGGTGCTCCTCACCACGTTCGGCCTCGTCATGTTCGTGGCCGTCTTCTACCTCATGCCCACGACCGTGGACGAGACGATCACGGTGGGCGTCTACCCGGCTGCGCTCGCCGAGGCGCTGACCGGGATGGGGGAGGACGGCGCCGAGGAGCCCGAAGGCCTCGACGTCGTCGCGTTCGACACGGTCGAGGATCTCCGTGACGTGGTGTCCGGCGAGCGGCCGCCGCCGGGCGACATCGCGGAGATCGCCGTCGGGCTGGCGTTCCCGCCGGACTTCGTCGAGCGGACCTCGGCCGGCGAGCGCACCACGGTCGAGGTGTACGTGGAGGCCGGCGTGCCTTCCGAGATACGCGGGGCCATGACGAGCGCGATCCGCGAGATCGCCTACTTGCTCCAGGCGACGGCCGCGGGGCAGGACCCCGAGGCCGCGATCCCGGTGCGGCTGCCGGAGGAGGAGACGATCATCCTCGGCGAGGACCGC
This portion of the Coriobacteriia bacterium genome encodes:
- a CDS encoding glucose 1-dehydrogenase, which encodes MGQLEGKVAIITGAGSGMGRAMAVRFGKEGAKVVAVDYAGESAEETCGLVRGPGCEAVAVRGDISDPADIDAAMQAAIGGFGRLDILCNNAGIIDMAGLMDTDWDYWDRVLRINLKGVAMFSQKAVPEMLKQGKGSIVNTASIAGLVGGAGGLSYTASKHGVVGITKSMAIELSPQGIRVNAICPGAVTTGMTTDFQGVPGFVEGNAIPRWGTADEIANMALFLASDESSFITGAAYPVDGGWVAK
- a CDS encoding peptidylprolyl isomerase codes for the protein MAPESGETVRVHYRGTLSDGTEFDSSKGRDPLEFKLGEGQVIPGFESHVSSLRPGESATFTIPAQEAYGERVESATQPVPKDAFQTEPEVGWQVQLTSRDGRQVMAQVAEIEDEEVVLDFNHPLAGEDLTFEVTLVAVEGR
- a CDS encoding ABC transporter ATP-binding protein, producing the protein MTQPAIQVEDLRYSYGDLEAVKGISFDVAPGEILGFLGPNGAGKSTTIKMLTGQLKPKGGRARILGADTGRDTPEVQARIGVVFEEKNLYLNMSGAENLRFFGSLFGVRPDVDGLLRRVGLAERGRDRVGGYSKGMRQRLMVARALVNEPEVLFLDEPTDGLDPVSSKAIRNLIKQQAERGVAVLLTTHDMWEADELSDRVAFLNEGVVYALDTPENLKLAYGERAVKVRVRTDGGIREQVVALDAPDAGERLMAAVGAEGLMTIHTEEATLEAIFIQMTGRGLEG